A region of Porites lutea chromosome 13, jaPorLute2.1, whole genome shotgun sequence DNA encodes the following proteins:
- the LOC140922379 gene encoding octopamine receptor beta-1R-like, protein MSEGFPKLSDELSNREKALVVVETFLYSLIILVSIIGNSSVLQAIYRNSQLRTIPNYFIAALAVSDILLPLVTSPQTIAVIAVGRWPFNHNVCQAQGYFVIIFACTSLLILTLTAINRFYRIVRTTHYRRIFTKGKTVTMIGLCFILACLEPIPYFSFEKRYVFHPGKMFCFQTTEITVPNLLVYLYVGAPGVTLSICYFCVFKKLRLHRQTVQNNIQSASLSTMATQRDIKITKILFITVIAFLACWTPILIIDFVDTFQGDVTFPREIYVLYLYLGNLSGAINPLIYGVFNKNFREEYIKFFSYAKRKRRIKSIQEASEGRSTELFTRSNKHPRGR, encoded by the coding sequence ATGTCTGAAGGGTTTCCGAAACTCAGTGATGAGTTAAGTAACAGAGAAAAGGCGCTGGTTGTCGTTGAAACATTTTTATATTCGCTGATAATTTTGGTTTCAATAATTGGTAATTCCTCTGTGCTTCAGGCAATTTACAGAAATTCTCAGCTTCGAACGATTCCTAACTACTTCATTGCAGCCTTGGCAGTGTCTGATATTCTTCTTCCACTTGTAACTTCCCCGCAGACCATTGCAGTGATAGCGGTTGGACGCTGGCCATTTAACCACAACGTCTGTCAAGCTCAGGGATATTTTGTGATTATATTTGCATGCACATCTTTGCTGATCCTTACACTGACAGCCATAAACAGATTTTATCGAATAGTGCGAACGACACATTACCGACGTATTTTCACTAAGGGGAAGACCGTAACCATGATAGGACTTTGTTTCATTTTGGCTTGCTTGGAGCCAATTCCTTACTTCTCTTTCGAAAAACGCTATGTTTTTCATCCCGGaaagatgttttgttttcagacGACGGAAATAACTGTTCCAAATTTACTCGTTTATCTTTATGTCGGAGCACCGGGAGTAACTCTTAGCATTTGctacttttgtgtttttaaaaaactacgACTTCATCGCCAGACTGTTCAAAACAATATTCAATCGGCTTCTTTGTCCACAATGGCTACTCAGAGGGATATCAAAATTACCAAGATCCTTTTTATCACAGTTATAGCTTTCTTGGCTTGTTGGACACCAATCCTTATCATAGATTTTGTCGACACATTTCAAGGTGACGTAACTTTTCCTAGGGAGATATATGTTTTGTATCTCTATCTGGGAAATCTTTCTGGGGCAATCAACCCACTTATATACGGAGTATTCAATAAAAACTTCCGGGAGGAATATATCAAGTTTTTTTCCTACGCAAAAAGAAAACGTAGAATTAAGAGCATTCAAGAAGCTTCAGAGGGAAGATCTACTGAATTGTTTACACGTTCAAAC